The Candidatus Beckwithbacteria bacterium genome has a window encoding:
- the rplD gene encoding 50S ribosomal protein L4 — MLKIDVYSTSGTKLTPLTVSEKIFGAKINQNLMAQAVRVYLANQRLANAQTKRRGDVDVTKAKVWRQKGTGRARHGSRNAPIFVGGGKAHGPTGTQNYTLKFPQKMKQLSLFSALTTKFKNKEILVVDGLDKVKAKTKAFDKIFHALIKSPKKLLLLLDKTNQTIKRGSANLEYLTLSLATSLNTYQALNSRHLIFTKEALKALEKHYVA, encoded by the coding sequence ATGTTAAAAATTGACGTTTATTCTACCAGTGGCACAAAATTAACACCTTTAACAGTGAGCGAGAAAATTTTCGGGGCCAAAATTAACCAAAACTTAATGGCCCAAGCTGTTCGGGTTTACCTTGCCAATCAAAGATTGGCTAATGCTCAGACCAAACGCCGCGGTGACGTTGACGTTACCAAGGCTAAAGTGTGGCGCCAAAAAGGCACCGGCCGTGCCCGTCACGGCAGCCGCAATGCCCCGATTTTTGTCGGCGGCGGCAAGGCCCATGGTCCGACCGGCACTCAAAATTACACCCTTAAATTTCCTCAAAAAATGAAACAGTTAAGCTTATTCAGCGCCCTGACAACCAAATTCAAAAATAAAGAAATTTTAGTTGTTGACGGTTTAGATAAAGTTAAAGCCAAAACCAAGGCGTTTGATAAAATTTTTCACGCCCTTATTAAATCCCCCAAGAAATTATTATTGCTGTTAGATAAAACTAACCAGACGATTAAAAGAGGCTCCGCTAACCTGGAATATTTAACCTTGTCTTTAGCCACCTCTCTCAACACCTATCAAGCGCTTAATAGCCGCCATTTAATTTTTACCA
- the rplC gene encoding 50S ribosomal protein L3: MISDFFVTKLETSQVFDEKGNLSVVTKLQALPLTVVQVKTVAKDGYWAILCQLPKTAHKFWRREIRLTEEPQLKINDQIKLADVLKPGELIKVSGISKGKGFAGVVKRHHFKGVGGQTHGQSDRQRAPGSIGMRTTPGRVWKGHRMAGHMGDETVSVRNLTVISFDTTTNLLVVSGTVPGARHSLIKLSKAHVKN; encoded by the coding sequence ATGATTAGTGACTTTTTTGTTACCAAACTGGAAACCTCTCAAGTCTTTGACGAAAAAGGTAATTTAAGCGTGGTGACTAAACTTCAGGCCCTGCCTTTAACTGTCGTCCAGGTAAAAACCGTCGCCAAAGACGGTTACTGGGCGATTCTCTGTCAACTGCCAAAAACCGCCCATAAATTCTGGCGCCGCGAAATCCGTCTGACTGAAGAACCCCAGCTTAAAATTAACGATCAAATCAAACTGGCTGATGTCTTAAAGCCCGGCGAACTAATTAAAGTCAGCGGGATTTCTAAAGGTAAGGGTTTTGCCGGTGTGGTTAAGCGCCATCATTTTAAAGGCGTTGGCGGCCAAACCCATGGCCAATCTGACCGTCAACGGGCTCCCGGCTCAATCGGCATGAGAACTACACCCGGTCGGGTTTGGAAAGGTCATCGTATGGCCGGTCACATGGGCGACGAAACCGTTAGTGTCAGAAACTTAACCGTGATTAGTTTTGATACCACCACCAATCTTTTAGTCGTCAGCGGCACTGTTCCCGGCGCCCGTCACTCATTAATTAAATTAAGTAAAGCCCATGTTAAAAATTGA
- the rpsJ gene encoding 30S ribosomal protein S10 — protein sequence MPKGRIRIRLKSYDHRIIDECCQKILDTALSTGAKVIGPVPLPTRRKLICVNSSPFTDKNAREHFQLLTHKRLIDIIDSTDKTIDSLMHLELPAGVGIEVRM from the coding sequence ATGCCAAAAGGACGCATACGTATCAGATTAAAATCATATGATCATCGGATCATCGATGAATGCTGCCAAAAAATTCTGGATACGGCTCTTTCCACCGGAGCTAAAGTTATTGGACCGGTGCCTCTACCCACCAGAAGGAAACTCATTTGTGTCAACTCCAGCCCTTTTACCGATAAAAACGCCCGGGAGCACTTTCAACTTTTAACCCATAAACGCCTCATTGACATTATCGATTCTACCGACAAAACCATTGACAGCTTAATGCATCTGGAATTGCCTGCCGGAGTGGGAATTGAAGTGAGGATGTAA
- the tuf gene encoding elongation factor Tu — protein MAVYKRTKPHLNVGTIGHVDHGKTTLSAAITQYLAKKNLAQAMKFEDIDKSPEERERGITISITHLEYETEKRHYAHIDCPGHKDYIKNMITGAAQMDGAILVVAATDGPMPQTREHILLARQVNVPAIVVFLNKCDAVDDKEMIDLVEEEIRELLTKYEFPGKEIPVIRGSALKALQGDPEAEKPIEALLKALDEYIPEPKRATDQPFLMAVEDVFSIKGRGTVATGRIDRGKIKVGEEIEIVGLKETKKSVVTGVEMFRKQLDEGLAGDNVGILLRGIEKDQVERGQVLAKPGSAKAHTEFEAQVYILSKEEGGRHTPFFSGYKPQFYIRTTDVTGDVTLQKGVEMVMPGDDAKMNVKLIQPVALEEGLRFAIREGGLTVGAGVITKILA, from the coding sequence ATGGCAGTTTACAAACGCACGAAACCGCACTTAAACGTGGGCACTATTGGTCATGTCGATCATGGTAAAACCACGCTTTCAGCGGCCATTACTCAATATTTAGCCAAGAAAAACCTGGCTCAGGCCATGAAATTCGAGGACATCGATAAATCCCCGGAGGAACGTGAGCGCGGCATTACGATTTCCATTACTCATTTGGAGTACGAAACTGAAAAACGCCACTATGCTCACATTGACTGTCCGGGTCACAAAGACTACATCAAGAACATGATCACCGGTGCCGCCCAGATGGATGGCGCGATTTTAGTGGTGGCCGCTACTGATGGTCCAATGCCTCAGACCCGCGAGCACATTCTTTTGGCCCGGCAGGTTAACGTGCCGGCCATCGTGGTTTTCTTAAACAAATGTGATGCGGTTGATGATAAAGAAATGATTGATTTGGTGGAAGAGGAAATTCGTGAACTCTTAACCAAGTACGAATTTCCCGGTAAAGAAATCCCAGTTATCCGCGGCTCAGCTTTAAAAGCTTTGCAGGGTGACCCGGAGGCTGAGAAGCCTATCGAAGCTTTATTGAAAGCTTTGGATGAATACATTCCCGAGCCGAAACGGGCGACCGACCAGCCTTTCTTAATGGCAGTTGAGGATGTTTTCTCGATTAAAGGCCGCGGCACGGTCGCTACCGGTCGGATTGACCGGGGTAAAATTAAAGTTGGCGAGGAAATTGAAATCGTCGGCCTTAAAGAAACTAAAAAATCCGTTGTTACCGGTGTCGAGATGTTTAGAAAACAGCTTGATGAGGGTTTAGCCGGAGACAATGTCGGAATTTTGCTGCGCGGCATTGAAAAAGACCAGGTTGAACGGGGACAGGTTTTAGCCAAGCCCGGTTCAGCTAAGGCCCACACCGAATTTGAGGCTCAGGTTTATATCTTGAGTAAAGAAGAAGGTGGTCGCCATACGCCTTTCTTTTCCGGTTATAAACCCCAGTTTTATATCCGTACGACCGATGTTACCGGTGACGTGACTTTGCAAAAAGGCGTCGAGATGGTCATGCCTGGCGACGATGCCAAGATGAACGTCAAGTTAATTCAGCCGGTAGCCTTAGAAGAAGGTTTAAGGTTTGCTATCCGCGAGGGTGGTTTAACTGTCGGTGCCGGAGTTATTACTAAAATTCTGGCTTAA
- the fusA gene encoding elongation factor G produces MTLTQTDTANKRHVPLDKIRNIGIIAHIDAGKTTTTERILFYTGRTYKLGDIDEGTTQMDWMAQERERGITIVSAATTAFWTPILPGAIPQEEYRINIIDTPGHVDFTAEVERSLRVLDGGITVLDAEEGVQSQSETVWHQADKYKVPRLCFVNKMDKLGADFQATVQDIRDRLGANPVIMALPIGAENTFKGICLLLDQKALIWKGDETGAKYDIVDIPADMKTEVKKYRTKLIEQISEHDDKLLEKFLNAEEPTMVELKAALRKAVIAYKLVPVFCGSSLRNKGVQSLLDAVVEYLPSPVDLRQVKGTNPKTKVEEIRACNSEAPFCGLAFKIQSDPHVGRLTYVRIYSGTLKSGSYVYNSTKDKKERIGRLLLMHANDREEIPEAFSGEIVALVGLKDTTTGNTLTDDAHPIVLEGITFTDPVISLAIEPKTKADQEKMGFALNRLGEEDPTFTIKSDPETGQTIISGMGELHLDILVDRMKREFHVEANTGQPQVAYKETIKKAAQAEGKYIKQTGGHGQYGHCLLRVEPKARGEGFEFVSEITGGSIPREFIPPIGKGAKEAAENGVIAGFPLVDVKVAVYDGSYHDVDSSEIAFKIAGSMAFQSAVKQADPVLLEPIMKLEVSSPEEFMGEVIGDLSKKRARILGTAKRGRVLIINAEVPLAEMPQYATILRSMTQGRASFYMEPSHYEEVPNNIAQKIIAKAKPGSAETGDEKSSKRR; encoded by the coding sequence ATGACTTTAACGCAAACCGATACCGCCAATAAGCGCCATGTGCCTTTGGATAAAATCCGCAACATCGGCATTATTGCCCATATTGATGCCGGCAAAACCACCACCACCGAACGGATTCTGTTTTATACCGGCCGGACTTACAAGCTCGGCGACATTGATGAAGGTACTACCCAAATGGACTGGATGGCCCAGGAGCGCGAGCGCGGCATCACCATTGTTTCTGCTGCTACCACTGCTTTTTGGACCCCCATTCTTCCCGGCGCTATCCCTCAGGAAGAATACCGCATCAACATTATTGATACTCCTGGCCACGTCGACTTTACCGCCGAAGTCGAAAGGTCTTTACGCGTCCTTGATGGCGGCATTACGGTTTTGGATGCCGAAGAAGGTGTCCAAAGTCAGTCCGAAACCGTCTGGCATCAGGCCGACAAATATAAAGTCCCGCGTCTTTGCTTTGTTAATAAAATGGATAAACTGGGTGCGGATTTTCAGGCTACGGTGCAGGACATCCGCGATCGTTTAGGCGCCAACCCCGTCATCATGGCTTTGCCGATCGGCGCCGAAAACACCTTTAAAGGCATTTGTTTGCTTTTGGACCAAAAAGCCTTGATTTGGAAAGGCGACGAAACCGGCGCCAAATATGATATTGTCGATATCCCGGCGGACATGAAAACTGAAGTTAAAAAATACCGGACTAAATTAATTGAGCAGATTTCCGAACACGACGACAAACTTTTAGAAAAATTCTTAAACGCGGAAGAACCAACCATGGTCGAGTTAAAAGCCGCTTTAAGAAAAGCGGTTATTGCTTATAAATTAGTCCCGGTTTTTTGCGGCTCTTCTTTAAGAAATAAAGGCGTTCAGTCGCTTTTGGATGCCGTGGTTGAGTATTTGCCCAGCCCGGTTGATCTTAGGCAAGTTAAAGGCACTAATCCTAAAACCAAAGTCGAAGAAATCCGTGCTTGTAACAGCGAAGCGCCTTTCTGCGGCCTGGCTTTTAAGATTCAATCTGATCCGCACGTCGGCCGTTTAACTTATGTCCGGATTTATTCAGGCACTTTAAAATCAGGTAGTTATGTCTATAACTCTACCAAAGATAAAAAAGAGCGCATCGGCCGTCTGTTATTAATGCATGCCAATGACCGGGAGGAAATCCCCGAAGCCTTTTCCGGCGAAATTGTCGCCCTGGTTGGTTTAAAAGATACCACCACCGGCAATACTTTAACTGATGATGCTCACCCGATTGTTCTTGAAGGCATTACCTTTACCGATCCGGTTATTTCCCTGGCGATCGAACCTAAAACCAAAGCCGATCAGGAAAAAATGGGCTTTGCCTTAAACCGCCTTGGCGAAGAAGATCCGACTTTTACCATTAAATCCGACCCCGAAACCGGCCAGACGATTATTTCCGGCATGGGCGAACTGCATCTGGACATTTTAGTGGACCGGATGAAGCGGGAATTTCATGTCGAAGCCAATACCGGCCAGCCGCAAGTTGCCTACAAAGAGACCATCAAAAAAGCCGCCCAGGCTGAAGGTAAATATATTAAGCAAACCGGCGGCCACGGCCAGTACGGTCACTGTTTGCTACGGGTTGAGCCCAAAGCCCGTGGGGAAGGTTTTGAGTTTGTTTCCGAAATTACCGGCGGTTCCATTCCCCGCGAGTTTATCCCCCCGATTGGTAAAGGTGCTAAAGAAGCGGCCGAAAATGGCGTGATTGCCGGCTTTCCTTTAGTCGACGTTAAAGTGGCCGTTTATGACGGTTCTTATCACGACGTTGACTCCTCGGAAATTGCCTTCAAAATTGCCGGCTCCATGGCTTTTCAGTCAGCCGTCAAACAAGCTGATCCGGTTCTTTTAGAGCCGATTATGAAGCTCGAAGTCTCTTCACCGGAAGAATTCATGGGCGAGGTCATTGGCGATTTATCTAAAAAACGCGCTCGGATTTTGGGGACTGCCAAACGCGGTCGGGTCTTAATTATTAACGCCGAAGTTCCCTTGGCGGAAATGCCCCAATACGCGACAATTTTACGCTCCATGACTCAAGGCCGGGCCAGTTTTTACATGGAGCCCAGCCACTATGAAGAAGTCCCGAATAATATTGCTCAAAAAATTATTGCCAAAGCCAAACCCGGCTCGGCCGAAACAGGAGATGAAAAATCTTCCAAAAGACGTTAA
- a CDS encoding VTT domain-containing protein, translating to MILQSKPFKIFTLILGVIFIILAFVVVFDPRPFIKFGYPGIFVYNLFGPGIFLIPVLSRHFNVFWVAFFTALGMGINDCFSWLAGKNGDIVIKRGPRIKKIEAKIRRFGPWAIFFWALIPFPFDLIAVIAGYLEVPFLRFFIPMFLGRFIRFLLLGSGIVAIWGKARPVAY from the coding sequence ATGATTCTCCAATCCAAGCCTTTCAAAATCTTCACCCTCATTTTAGGCGTAATTTTTATTATTTTAGCCTTTGTGGTTGTTTTCGACCCCCGGCCGTTTATTAAATTCGGCTATCCCGGTATTTTTGTTTATAATCTTTTTGGCCCCGGCATCTTTTTAATTCCCGTTCTCTCGAGGCATTTTAATGTTTTTTGGGTGGCTTTCTTTACCGCCTTGGGCATGGGGATTAATGATTGTTTTAGTTGGCTGGCTGGTAAAAACGGTGACATTGTTATCAAAAGAGGCCCCAGAATTAAAAAAATTGAAGCCAAAATTCGCCGTTTTGGCCCTTGGGCGATATTTTTCTGGGCCTTAATTCCTTTCCCGTTTGATTTAATTGCCGTCATTGCCGGCTACCTCGAAGTTCCTTTTTTACGTTTTTTCATTCCCATGTTTCTCGGTCGTTTTATCCGCTTCTTGCTTTTAGGTTCCGGCATCGTTGCTATCTGGGGCAAAGCACGACCTGTAGCGTACTAA
- the rpsG gene encoding 30S ribosomal protein S7 yields the protein MSRSGKITKRVNAPDSLYGNRLIGKLINVIMRDGKKSIAQKHIYQTLEIIGQKTKQDALTVLRQALDNVKPSMEVRSRRIGGAAYQVPTPVRGERRESLSIRWVVNAARARSNREFHHFSEKLAAELLDALNNQGGAMEKKNQMTKMAEANKAFSHFRW from the coding sequence ATGAGCCGATCAGGAAAAATTACCAAACGTGTTAACGCTCCCGACTCGCTTTACGGGAATCGCTTGATTGGCAAACTAATTAACGTGATTATGCGGGATGGTAAAAAATCTATCGCTCAAAAACACATTTACCAAACTCTGGAGATTATTGGCCAAAAAACCAAACAAGACGCTTTAACGGTTTTACGCCAGGCGTTGGATAACGTTAAACCGTCCATGGAAGTTCGTTCCCGGCGTATCGGCGGCGCCGCCTACCAGGTGCCGACTCCGGTTCGGGGAGAACGCCGCGAATCTCTGTCTATTCGTTGGGTGGTTAATGCCGCCCGCGCTCGTTCCAACCGTGAATTTCATCACTTTAGTGAAAAGCTCGCCGCGGAACTTTTAGATGCCCTCAACAACCAAGGCGGCGCCATGGAAAAGAAAAATCAGATGACCAAAATGGCCGAAGCCAACAAAGCTTTTTCTCACTTTCGCTGGTAA
- the rpsL gene encoding 30S ribosomal protein S12, producing the protein MPTTNQLIRKPRRPLAKKIKATALRKTFNLKDRRMVATVNPQKRGVCLLVKTMTPKKPNSALRKVARVRLSNKQEVTAYIPGIGHDLAEHSIVLVRAGRVKDLPGVKYHIIRGKYDTSGVENRKSSRSKYGTKKSGATTSTAAATAGAKPASAAKASATAAPAPAA; encoded by the coding sequence ATGCCAACAACTAATCAACTTATCCGGAAACCGCGCCGGCCTTTAGCTAAAAAGATTAAAGCGACGGCTTTACGCAAAACCTTTAATCTTAAAGATAGGCGCATGGTGGCCACCGTCAATCCCCAAAAACGGGGAGTTTGCTTATTGGTTAAAACCATGACCCCGAAAAAACCCAACTCGGCTTTACGAAAAGTTGCTCGGGTTCGTTTGAGTAATAAGCAGGAAGTGACTGCCTACATTCCCGGCATCGGTCATGATTTGGCCGAACACTCAATTGTTCTGGTTCGGGCCGGCCGTGTTAAAGACTTGCCGGGTGTTAAATACCACATTATCAGAGGGAAGTATGATACCTCCGGCGTCGAAAACCGTAAAAGTTCCCGGTCCAAATACGGGACTAAAAAATCCGGCGCTACTACCAGTACTGCTGCTGCCACCGCCGGAGCTAAACCTGCTTCGGCCGCCAAAGCTTCAGCGACGGCGGCCCCAGCGCCAGCCGCTTAA
- the rpoC gene encoding DNA-directed RNA polymerase subunit beta', producing MSKLTDFSTLQIKLASPEVIRSWSHGEVLKPETINYRTLKPEKDGLFCERIFGPTKDWECYCGKYKRIRYRGIICDKCGVEVTQSRVRRERMGHINLACPVAHIWFFKGAPSHLSLLLNISPRNLAGVIYFSKYLVIDVDKDAKKAVFIDLDKQFDAKIKELDTKATSDIKAAQTIGVEAVKTVKAKIKSKEQSELAINEANLKTKREIASIRETVAGEKDTAKEVFNAVKDLVKRIKPQTVLTEEEYLKLADYQAAEFMTIGMGAEAILSLIKKIDFDKLLIKYREEIQTYSGQRQIKAIKVLRILEGFKKVAIDPAWMITTTLPVLPPDLRPMVQLSGGHFASSDINDLYRRVINRNNRLKHLINLGAPEIILRNEKRMLQEAVDTLIDSSQARATRRRGIKELRSLADMLRGKQGRFRQNLLGKRVDYSGRSVIVVGPELTLNQAGIPKTMALEIFKPYVLRELINRGLAPNVKSAKNVLDRRPPEVFDILEDVIKDHPIFLNRAPTLHKLGIQAFFPVLVEGNAIHLHPCVCAGYNADFDGDQMAVHVPLAKDAMKEAIDYMMPKNNLLKPADGSPITLPNKEMALGIYYFTSIDAQLPVNTTIYTSSREAIFAYQTGSLNPRQPIKVRLDKKIIDTTVGRILFNEALPETLRFLNQPIRSAEIKALVKKAIGLCTPEEMVKLIDDLKNFGFSAATTSSLSVAVSDCHIVPEKDKLIAEANKKALLIEENYKNGLITREEKRRLSNQLWMDTTDEIAVKTWNNFAAENSVKLIIDSGGTRASKDQVKQLAAMRGLVVDPLGKIVELPTKSNFREGLSIFEYVTSSRGSRKGLTDSAIKTADAGYLTRRLVDVAHDVIIRQEDCGTKTGLLIKNSSRRSQYFTTRITSRFLAEPVVNPKTKKIIAKKGTLIDEELAEAITKAKVDSVIIRSPLTCQSKYGMCAQCYGWDFSTKKPVTIGAPVGVIAAQSIGEPGTQLTMRVKHFGGIVVSDVTQGLPRVEELFEARNPKAASPITEVSGKVSIKETSHGYEVTVADKTYLVPLTAVLKVKNNDLVGVGESLASGALNIKDLLKTRGLLGAQEYLIEEIQGVYESQGIPIHDKHFEVIIRKMSDKVQVETVGDTGLLIGEYVEKVRLTEENGQAKTNKGKEATARQVVLGITRSSLHTESWLSAASFQNTSSILTNAAAAGKIDKLLGLKENVIIGRLIPTSEERAKLDANN from the coding sequence ATGAGTAAATTAACTGACTTTTCCACCCTTCAAATTAAGCTGGCTTCGCCCGAAGTGATCCGGTCTTGGTCACACGGTGAAGTTTTAAAACCGGAAACCATCAACTATCGTACCCTGAAGCCGGAAAAAGATGGTTTATTTTGTGAGCGTATTTTTGGGCCTACCAAAGATTGGGAATGTTACTGCGGCAAATATAAACGCATCCGCTACCGCGGCATTATCTGCGATAAATGTGGTGTCGAAGTCACCCAAAGCCGTGTTCGCCGCGAACGCATGGGTCATATTAATTTGGCCTGTCCGGTTGCCCATATCTGGTTTTTCAAAGGCGCTCCTTCTCACCTCTCTCTGCTTTTAAACATTTCTCCACGTAATCTAGCCGGGGTGATTTATTTTTCTAAATACCTGGTTATTGATGTTGATAAAGACGCCAAAAAAGCCGTTTTTATCGATCTTGATAAACAATTTGACGCCAAAATTAAAGAACTGGACACCAAAGCCACTAGTGATATTAAAGCCGCTCAGACCATTGGTGTTGAAGCTGTTAAAACCGTCAAGGCCAAAATTAAATCAAAAGAACAAAGCGAACTGGCAATTAATGAAGCTAACTTAAAAACCAAGCGGGAAATCGCTTCAATTCGCGAAACCGTTGCCGGCGAAAAAGACACCGCTAAAGAAGTTTTTAACGCCGTTAAAGATTTAGTTAAAAGAATTAAACCGCAGACGGTTTTGACCGAAGAAGAATATCTTAAGCTGGCCGATTACCAGGCAGCGGAATTTATGACGATTGGCATGGGCGCCGAAGCCATTTTATCTCTGATTAAAAAAATTGATTTTGACAAACTTTTAATCAAATATCGCGAAGAAATTCAAACTTATTCCGGCCAGCGGCAAATTAAAGCCATTAAGGTTTTAAGGATTTTGGAAGGGTTTAAGAAAGTCGCGATCGATCCCGCCTGGATGATTACTACCACCTTGCCGGTTTTGCCGCCGGATTTGCGGCCGATGGTCCAGCTTTCCGGTGGTCATTTTGCCTCTTCGGATATCAACGATCTTTACCGCCGGGTGATTAACCGCAACAATCGCTTAAAGCATTTAATTAATTTAGGCGCTCCGGAGATTATTTTACGTAATGAAAAACGGATGCTTCAGGAGGCGGTAGACACGCTTATTGACAGTTCTCAGGCTCGGGCCACCCGCCGCCGCGGCATCAAAGAATTGCGTTCTTTAGCGGATATGCTCCGCGGCAAACAAGGCCGTTTTCGGCAAAATCTTTTAGGTAAACGAGTTGATTATTCCGGTCGTTCCGTGATTGTGGTCGGTCCGGAATTAACTTTAAATCAGGCCGGTATTCCCAAAACTATGGCTTTGGAAATTTTTAAACCCTATGTTTTGCGCGAACTGATTAATCGCGGCTTAGCCCCAAACGTTAAATCTGCCAAAAATGTTTTAGACCGCCGCCCGCCGGAAGTTTTTGACATCCTGGAAGACGTCATCAAAGATCACCCGATTTTCTTAAACCGCGCCCCGACCTTGCATAAATTAGGTATTCAGGCATTTTTCCCGGTTTTGGTTGAGGGCAATGCTATACATCTGCATCCCTGCGTTTGTGCCGGTTACAACGCCGACTTCGACGGTGACCAAATGGCCGTTCATGTGCCTTTAGCCAAAGACGCCATGAAAGAGGCGATTGACTACATGATGCCTAAAAACAATCTGTTAAAACCGGCCGACGGATCGCCGATTACCCTCCCTAATAAAGAAATGGCTTTGGGTATTTATTATTTCACTTCGATTGACGCTCAATTGCCGGTCAACACCACGATTTATACTTCTAGCCGGGAAGCCATTTTTGCCTACCAGACAGGTTCGCTTAATCCCCGCCAACCGATTAAAGTAAGGCTGGATAAAAAAATCATTGATACGACCGTCGGCCGGATTCTTTTCAATGAGGCTCTGCCGGAAACTTTACGTTTCCTTAATCAGCCGATTCGCTCTGCCGAAATTAAGGCCTTGGTAAAAAAAGCGATTGGTTTGTGTACACCGGAAGAGATGGTTAAATTAATTGACGACTTGAAAAATTTTGGTTTTTCTGCTGCCACGACCTCTAGCTTATCGGTCGCCGTCAGTGACTGTCATATTGTCCCGGAAAAAGATAAATTGATTGCCGAGGCTAACAAAAAAGCCCTGTTAATTGAAGAAAATTATAAAAACGGCTTGATTACCCGGGAAGAAAAACGCCGTTTAAGCAATCAATTGTGGATGGATACTACTGACGAAATTGCCGTCAAAACCTGGAATAATTTTGCCGCTGAAAACTCCGTCAAATTAATCATTGACTCCGGCGGCACCCGGGCTTCTAAAGATCAGGTTAAACAATTGGCGGCCATGCGGGGACTGGTGGTTGACCCTTTAGGTAAAATTGTCGAATTGCCCACCAAATCTAACTTCCGCGAAGGCCTGTCTATTTTTGAATACGTCACCTCCTCGCGCGGTTCCCGTAAAGGTTTAACCGACTCAGCCATCAAAACCGCCGATGCCGGCTACTTAACCCGCCGCTTGGTTGATGTGGCCCATGATGTGATTATCCGCCAGGAAGACTGTGGTACTAAAACAGGCCTGCTCATTAAAAACAGTAGCCGCCGCAGTCAATATTTTACGACCCGAATTACCAGTCGCTTTTTGGCAGAACCCGTCGTTAACCCCAAAACTAAAAAAATTATTGCCAAAAAAGGGACACTAATTGATGAGGAGTTGGCCGAAGCCATTACTAAAGCCAAGGTAGACTCTGTTATTATCCGTTCCCCTTTAACTTGCCAGTCAAAATACGGGATGTGTGCTCAATGTTACGGTTGGGATTTTTCCACCAAAAAACCGGTTACTATCGGTGCTCCTGTTGGCGTCATTGCTGCTCAGTCCATCGGCGAACCCGGCACTCAATTGACGATGCGCGTTAAGCACTTTGGCGGCATTGTTGTTTCCGACGTCACTCAAGGGTTGCCCCGCGTGGAGGAACTATTTGAAGCCCGCAATCCCAAAGCCGCTTCTCCCATTACCGAAGTTAGCGGCAAGGTAAGTATTAAAGAGACCAGTCATGGTTATGAAGTCACCGTGGCCGACAAAACTTATCTTGTCCCTCTCACCGCTGTTTTAAAAGTTAAAAATAATGACTTAGTTGGCGTGGGCGAATCTTTAGCTTCCGGTGCTTTAAATATCAAAGATTTATTAAAAACCCGCGGCCTGCTCGGTGCCCAGGAATATTTAATTGAAGAAATTCAGGGTGTTTATGAATCTCAGGGAATTCCGATTCACGACAAACATTTTGAGGTAATTATCCGCAAGATGTCTGACAAAGTTCAGGTGGAAACTGTCGGCGACACCGGTCTTTTAATCGGCGAGTATGTCGAGAAAGTTCGGCTTACCGAGGAAAATGGACAGGCTAAAACCAATAAAGGCAAAGAGGCAACCGCCCGGCAAGTCGTTTTAGGCATTACCCGGTCTTCGCTGCACACCGAGTCTTGGCTTTCTGCCGCTTCTTTCCAAAACACCAGTAGTATTTTGACTAACGCTGCTGCCGCTGGTAAAATTGACAAACTTTTAGGTCTTAAAGAAAATGTTATCATTGGTCGCTTGATTCCTACCAGTGAAGAAAGGGCAAAATTAGATGCCAACAACTAA